The Triticum aestivum cultivar Chinese Spring chromosome 7B, IWGSC CS RefSeq v2.1, whole genome shotgun sequence genome window below encodes:
- the LOC123161595 gene encoding manganese-dependent ADP-ribose/CDP-alcohol diphosphatase, with amino-acid sequence MLGHPGGVGVVRASVAREPLFTFGVIADVQYADIPDGRSFLGVPRYYRHSITVLQRAVRSWNSHKAGVKFCVNFGDIVDGFCPKDRSLSAVQAVVAEFDRFHGGPAYHMLGNHCLYNLPRSELVSVLRMPGRAYYDFSPWPGYRFVVLDAYDFSAVGWPRDHPVAAAARRFLEERNPNSDKNSPTGLAGEDRRFVMFNGGVGEEQLRWLDGVLRDASRRGETVVVCSHLPLHPGAASPAGLMWNYEEALAVVHRHGCVAACLAGHDHKGGYAVDACGVHHRTPEAALECPPGTDAFGHVDVFPGRLSLAGSGRMASTDTPLALPRLS; translated from the coding sequence ATGCTAGGTCACCCGGGCGGGGTCGGGGTGGTCCGGGCTTCGGTGGCCAGGGAGCCCCTCTTCACCTTCGGCGTCATCGCCGACGTCCAGTACGCCGACATACCGGACGGCCGCTCCTTCCTCGGCGTGCCTCGGTACTATCGCCACAGCATCACCGTGCTCCAGAGGGCGGTCCGCAGCTGGAACAGCCACAAGGCCGGCGTCAAGTTCTGCGTCAACTTTGGCGACATCGTCGACGGGTTCTGCCCCAAGGACCGGTCGCTCTCCGCCGTGCAGGCCGTGGTGGCAGAGTTCGACCGGTTCCACGGCGGCCCGGCGTACCACATGCTCGGCAACCACTGCCTGTACAACCTCCCAAGGAGCGAGCTGGTGTCCGTGCTGCGGATGCCTGGGCGCGCCTACTACGACTTCTCGCCGTGGCCGGGGTACAGGTTCGTGGTCCTGGACGCGTACGACTTCAGTGCCGTCGGCTGGCCGCGCGACCACCctgtggcggcggcggccaggaggtTCCTGGAGGAGAGGAACCCGAACTCGGATAAAAACAGCCCGACCGGGCtggcgggggaggaccggcggtTCGTGATGTTCAACGGCGGCGTGGGCGAGGAGCAGCTGCGGTGGCTGGACGGCGTCCTGCGGGACGCGTCGCGGCGCGGGGAGACCGTGGTGGTGTGCAGCCACCTGCCGCTCCACCCCGGCGCGGCGTCCCCCGCGGGGCTTATGTGGAACTACGAGGAGGCGCTGGCAGTGGTGCACCGGCACGGATGCGTCGCGGCGTGCCTCGCGGGGCACGACCACAAGGGCGGGTACGCCGTGGACGCGTGCGGCGTGCACCACCGCACCCCGGAGGCCGCGCTCGAGTGCCCGCCAGGCACCGACGCGTTTGGCCACGTCGATGTGTTCCCCGGCAGGCTGTCGCTCGCCGGATCCGGCAGGATGGCGAGCACCGACACGCCGCTCGCCCTCCCTCGGCTGAGCTAG